The Flammeovirga kamogawensis genome includes a region encoding these proteins:
- a CDS encoding LamG-like jellyroll fold domain-containing protein codes for MIKINKHYIIFFFGLLSIPCFAQQSQVVFDVANSQTVNQDCNVKIYDSGGSDGNYQGNDAGTIVLIGQTGKQTIISGTYDIETGPGCSYDRLTIFKGVGTGGTIQNTFCGIQATNTSLFTGEIGVTYTLEFVSDGSVNHAGIDLDIIFGESFVCPTGVLSYSDSLFSEASDNNGAITETFTISLTGSTFTGVDGENFIQEEKLTVGNLPSGLGVQAIKQSDTELLISYNGNATAHRASDNRNDVTFQFQNTAFTDGQADRVINYSRSDIGFVFQNPSLSYSSNRFIESNNGTIGGKMTISLLGDQFTGQINENFIATNKLSISNLPDGITGLAVLKNASTVELTLIGAATEHAESNSINTIEVAFLDAAFGGGNASEVDGYTLSNVQIDFHNPIITFSGKTFTENAFNNGRISNTLTISLSKDTFTSDVITANKITFSHIPEGLSEEVFLINDSTITFTLDGTARYHNISDKISNLSLSFSNDAFSGEINGHVVNATTNDIVIQFENDEPGNALYFDGMDDYVEMPGYDTDFFPNRSAFTIETWVNANNWRRSSVQKILSSTEYSGVAILLNGTEIEGEIFDDVDKKYRKVTYRLPTIFDGWHHIALTWNGLKLKLYVDGENVDTHDRGKTGGTIRIGALPMFIGCESSSTTKIHFFNGKIDELKFWSVERSELDIISNMFSESSGSERNLVSYYNFNNGSGTNLFDHTNNRKIGTLVNMSTSSWQVSDIYTLFNGNSWSNGSPTNQKNAVIGKQLNLVIDSTFSAKNLHLSSGSALTFTPTGALSIQEHLIINGTITLNSDQFICLKGSHKATGTGYVDYQIHGNGLSKNYQHWSTPFTSLVFNWGSNRTYFEPRVSITSSYNLDDIRWIPFSNLMEVGKGYSSHSFTSKGIRGIPNTGVLYTTVENEPTIDFNLIGNPYISPIDGEQFLIENGPRGTNITTNALYFWEQDSLASINFVNGDYATWHPELGYVHGGVKYYNRTGTVNVAEGFFVGANSDGEVVFTPEMQGETPQRSTTDIAKFYLSATTERNEYNQLLIAFLDDAEDRYDRGYDIKKLKGNQGFSFYSKITNDTEDYVIQGLDAAAISYKEIMLGVQTSTDQNITFALDSTAHLDSLQLYLYDNKNNQRYNLSTDSATFSLSRGTYNDRFSVRLESDTPLQLTNDRNKLKIGVEAGKIHLIDNFFDKIDIYNFEGKRLKTASINGLSTITHSLSEGSYIIVLTSGTKKVSRKVQLR; via the coding sequence ATGATCAAGATAAATAAACACTATATAATTTTCTTTTTTGGCTTACTAAGTATTCCTTGTTTTGCGCAACAATCTCAAGTTGTTTTTGATGTCGCAAACTCACAAACAGTAAATCAAGATTGTAATGTAAAAATATATGATTCTGGAGGTAGTGATGGAAATTACCAAGGGAATGATGCAGGAACAATAGTGCTTATTGGTCAGACAGGAAAACAAACAATTATTAGTGGTACTTATGATATTGAAACAGGACCAGGATGTAGCTACGATAGGCTTACTATATTTAAAGGCGTAGGTACTGGAGGAACAATACAAAATACCTTTTGTGGTATTCAAGCCACAAATACATCATTATTTACGGGAGAGATTGGCGTTACGTATACATTAGAATTTGTTTCTGATGGAAGTGTAAATCATGCAGGAATTGATCTGGATATTATCTTTGGAGAATCTTTTGTGTGTCCCACTGGAGTGCTATCGTATTCAGATTCTCTGTTTTCAGAAGCAAGTGATAATAATGGAGCAATTACTGAAACATTTACGATTAGCTTAACAGGAAGTACTTTTACGGGGGTAGATGGAGAAAATTTCATTCAAGAAGAAAAACTAACTGTTGGAAATTTACCAAGTGGATTAGGTGTACAAGCAATAAAGCAATCAGATACAGAATTATTAATTTCTTACAATGGAAATGCTACAGCACATAGAGCATCAGATAATAGAAATGATGTAACATTCCAATTTCAAAATACAGCATTTACAGATGGTCAGGCAGACCGAGTAATTAATTATTCCAGGTCGGACATTGGTTTTGTTTTCCAAAATCCAAGCCTGAGTTATAGCAGCAATCGATTTATTGAGTCAAACAATGGGACTATTGGTGGTAAAATGACAATTTCTTTACTTGGAGATCAATTTACCGGACAGATCAATGAAAATTTTATCGCAACAAATAAGCTGTCAATCTCAAATTTACCAGATGGAATTACAGGGTTAGCTGTATTAAAAAATGCATCGACTGTAGAATTAACTTTAATAGGGGCAGCAACAGAACATGCAGAAAGTAATAGTATCAATACAATTGAAGTTGCATTTTTAGATGCGGCATTTGGTGGAGGGAATGCTTCTGAAGTAGACGGATATACGTTGTCAAATGTTCAGATAGATTTTCATAACCCAATCATTACTTTTAGTGGTAAAACATTTACAGAAAATGCATTCAATAATGGTCGAATTAGTAATACTCTTACCATTAGTTTATCAAAAGATACTTTTACAAGTGATGTTATAACTGCCAATAAAATTACATTTAGTCATATACCAGAAGGGTTGTCTGAAGAAGTTTTTCTAATAAATGATTCAACTATAACATTTACTTTAGATGGCACTGCTCGTTATCATAATATCTCTGATAAAATATCAAATTTATCTTTGTCATTTAGTAATGATGCGTTCTCAGGAGAGATAAATGGTCATGTCGTTAATGCCACTACTAATGATATAGTGATTCAATTTGAGAATGATGAACCTGGAAATGCATTGTATTTTGACGGTATGGATGACTATGTTGAAATGCCTGGTTATGATACTGACTTCTTTCCAAACAGGTCTGCATTTACTATAGAAACATGGGTGAACGCGAATAATTGGAGGCGTTCGAGTGTACAGAAAATTTTAAGTTCTACTGAATATAGTGGTGTTGCAATTCTATTAAATGGAACAGAAATAGAAGGTGAAATTTTTGATGATGTAGATAAAAAATACAGAAAAGTAACTTATAGACTGCCAACAATTTTTGATGGGTGGCATCATATTGCACTTACATGGAACGGTTTAAAACTCAAATTGTATGTTGATGGAGAAAATGTTGATACACATGATAGAGGGAAAACCGGTGGTACTATTCGAATTGGTGCTTTGCCTATGTTTATTGGTTGTGAATCGAGTTCAACAACTAAGATACATTTCTTTAATGGCAAAATTGATGAACTGAAATTCTGGTCTGTTGAACGATCAGAATTAGATATTATAAGTAATATGTTTTCTGAGAGCAGTGGTTCAGAACGTAACCTTGTAAGTTATTATAATTTTAATAATGGCTCAGGTACAAATCTTTTTGATCATACCAATAACCGTAAAATTGGTACACTGGTCAATATGTCAACTTCGAGCTGGCAGGTATCAGACATATATACCTTATTTAATGGTAATTCATGGTCTAATGGATCACCTACAAACCAAAAAAATGCAGTAATTGGAAAGCAACTAAATCTAGTTATTGACTCTACATTTTCTGCAAAAAATCTACATTTGAGCTCTGGTAGTGCTTTAACTTTTACTCCAACCGGAGCTTTATCTATCCAAGAACATTTGATTATAAATGGTACAATTACATTAAATTCAGATCAGTTTATTTGTTTAAAAGGGAGTCATAAAGCAACAGGAACGGGATATGTAGATTATCAAATACATGGCAATGGACTTTCAAAAAATTATCAGCATTGGTCTACGCCATTTACATCGTTAGTTTTTAATTGGGGTAGTAATAGAACTTATTTTGAACCGAGAGTTTCTATTACTTCTAGTTATAATTTAGACGATATACGATGGATTCCTTTTTCTAATTTAATGGAAGTAGGCAAGGGGTACTCATCACATAGTTTTACATCAAAAGGTATTAGAGGTATTCCTAATACAGGAGTTTTATACACAACTGTAGAAAATGAACCTACCATAGATTTTAATCTAATCGGAAACCCTTACATTTCACCTATAGATGGAGAACAATTTTTGATTGAAAATGGTCCGAGAGGAACTAATATAACAACTAATGCACTTTATTTTTGGGAGCAAGATTCATTGGCTTCAATTAATTTTGTAAATGGAGATTATGCAACATGGCATCCAGAACTTGGTTATGTACATGGAGGTGTAAAATATTATAACCGTACAGGAACAGTAAATGTTGCTGAAGGTTTTTTTGTAGGTGCAAACTCTGATGGAGAAGTAGTGTTTACTCCAGAAATGCAGGGAGAAACACCTCAAAGATCGACTACAGATATAGCCAAATTTTATTTAAGTGCTACAACAGAACGTAATGAATATAACCAACTGCTTATTGCATTTTTAGATGATGCTGAAGACAGGTATGATAGAGGGTATGACATCAAGAAATTAAAAGGGAATCAAGGTTTTTCTTTCTATTCTAAAATCACGAATGATACTGAGGATTATGTTATACAAGGTTTAGATGCTGCTGCTATTAGTTATAAAGAAATAATGTTAGGTGTACAAACGAGTACAGATCAGAACATCACTTTTGCTTTAGACAGTACTGCACATTTAGATAGCTTACAACTTTACTTATATGATAATAAGAATAATCAACGATACAATTTATCTACAGATAGTGCTACATTCTCTTTAAGTAGAGGTACTTATAATGATAGGTTTTCTGTACGCTTAGAATCTGATACACCATTACAATTGACAAATGATAGAAATAAATTAAAAATTGGTGTTGAAGCGGGGAAAATTCACCTTATTGATAATTTTTTTGATAAAATAGACATATATAATTTTGAAGGGAAACGTTTAAAAACAGCTAGTATTAATGGCTTATCTACAATAACACACTCTTTATCAGAAGGAAGTTATATTATTGTTCTTACTTCAGGGACAAAAAAAGTTAGTAGAAAAGTACAATTAAGATAA
- a CDS encoding helix-turn-helix domain-containing protein, with the protein MSFKELLLEKIPNISFKTDTFENGFEIIPFSTLFERLKNTIGHNPKKLHRIQFFNLFVITEGYGTHQVDLNEYKLKKGSVLKIAKGQIHAFTEKLHYDGYCIVFTEDFLLKYFSTSSIYAISHFYNYHLSFPVVKDVSFNDLFITQITKEFKEENSYLKLDIIAKILELFLLRLERDVHAFNLIKENKKQYLLFSDFRELVNKDYSKTRNVKDYAEMLSISSKHLNYIVKNFTSNTAKSFIDEYVLLEIKRTLLISSLPLKEVAFKMGFDEFTNFTKFFKKHTGITPKEYR; encoded by the coding sequence TTGAGTTTTAAAGAATTGCTTTTGGAAAAAATACCCAACATATCATTTAAAACAGATACGTTTGAGAATGGATTTGAAATTATCCCTTTTTCTACACTGTTTGAAAGATTAAAAAACACTATCGGACATAACCCCAAGAAGTTACATCGGATTCAGTTTTTTAATCTGTTTGTAATTACCGAAGGGTATGGGACTCATCAGGTAGACCTCAATGAATATAAACTTAAAAAAGGAAGTGTTTTAAAAATTGCAAAAGGACAAATTCATGCTTTTACAGAGAAGCTGCATTATGATGGTTATTGTATAGTTTTTACAGAGGATTTTCTGTTAAAGTATTTTTCAACCTCATCCATTTATGCCATTTCTCATTTTTACAATTATCACTTATCTTTTCCTGTAGTTAAAGATGTATCATTTAATGACCTTTTTATTACACAAATCACCAAAGAGTTTAAAGAAGAAAATTCTTATTTAAAATTAGATATTATTGCCAAAATTTTAGAGCTTTTCTTACTACGTCTGGAACGTGATGTACATGCTTTCAACTTAATTAAAGAAAATAAAAAACAATATCTTTTATTTTCTGACTTTAGAGAACTTGTCAATAAAGACTATTCAAAGACTCGAAATGTGAAAGACTATGCTGAAATGCTATCTATTTCTTCAAAGCATTTGAATTATATTGTAAAAAATTTCACTTCAAATACAGCAAAATCATTTATAGATGAATATGTCTTGCTTGAAATAAAAAGAACGCTGTTAATTTCTTCTCTTCCACTCAAAGAGGTTGCTTTTAAAATGGGGTTTGATGAGTTTACTAACTTTACCAAATTTTTCAAGAAACACACAGGGATAACACCTAAAGAATATAGATAA